In a single window of the Acetivibrio clariflavus DSM 19732 genome:
- a CDS encoding DUF6368 family protein yields MGPSVNIMLKGKLDDAQKEEIIAFLRKISSNIEKSNYETCSYNFWIENVSFLGYTYNGIGLPFGMNFSIPEYEKTEEHQINKIKNYFGFTPMDEIAITAFFNDADSHRILGHLALILAEKYDGLIDLTGAITPPIKEDRAIKEYPYCTIKEIRNFVCKVEGKICEIEYEVKEGKKWIYHVVDTTFLKNWLKHSHFHMIK; encoded by the coding sequence GTGGGCCCAAGTGTAAACATCATGTTAAAAGGTAAACTGGATGATGCACAAAAAGAAGAAATTATTGCCTTCTTGAGAAAAATAAGCAGTAATATTGAAAAGAGCAATTATGAAACATGTAGCTATAACTTTTGGATTGAAAACGTAAGCTTTTTAGGTTACACATATAATGGAATTGGGCTGCCATTTGGAATGAATTTTAGTATCCCTGAATATGAAAAAACTGAAGAACATCAGATAAATAAAATTAAAAATTATTTTGGCTTTACTCCAATGGATGAGATAGCTATAACAGCTTTTTTCAATGATGCTGACAGTCATAGGATTTTGGGACATTTAGCCTTAATTTTGGCAGAAAAATATGATGGACTAATAGACCTTACCGGAGCAATTACTCCCCCAATCAAGGAAGACAGAGCCATTAAAGAGTACCCATATTGTACAATTAAAGAAATAAGAAATTTTGTATGTAAAGTTGAAGGTAAAATTTGTGAAATTGAATATGAAGTCAAAGAAGGTAAAAAGTGGATATATCATGTTGTTGATACTACCTTTCTGAAAAACTGGTTGAAACATTCACACTTTCATATGATAAAATAA
- a CDS encoding class I SAM-dependent methyltransferase: MRTLYRVLSKIYGLMDLIVFPNKKANPRKGLANQIPDEQVRVLDVCCGTGNSTIAIGKKNINNTVIGIDLSRDMLKVARNKAIKNKITNTSFIEMNATKLDFPSCSFDFVTISLAFHEMPQELIDLILVEIGRVLKPKGKLYIIEWDWPKHPIAYVLFSIFPSLFEPKEFKQFLKIDWKQLLGEFGFKYLGMEHYTFTK; the protein is encoded by the coding sequence GTGAGAACATTATATAGAGTATTATCTAAAATATATGGCTTAATGGACTTAATTGTTTTCCCTAATAAAAAAGCTAATCCAAGAAAAGGGTTGGCAAACCAAATACCCGATGAGCAAGTAAGAGTTTTAGATGTTTGCTGCGGTACTGGAAACAGTACAATTGCTATAGGTAAAAAGAATATCAACAATACAGTAATCGGAATTGATTTATCAAGAGATATGTTGAAAGTAGCAAGAAACAAGGCTATTAAAAATAAGATTACCAATACATCTTTTATAGAAATGAATGCAACTAAATTGGATTTTCCAAGTTGCAGCTTTGATTTTGTTACTATTTCACTTGCATTTCATGAAATGCCCCAAGAACTAATAGATTTAATACTGGTTGAAATAGGTAGAGTTCTGAAACCAAAGGGCAAATTATATATTATAGAATGGGATTGGCCAAAACATCCAATAGCCTACGTTTTATTTTCAATATTTCCAAGCTTATTTGAGCCTAAAGAATTTAAGCAGTTTTTGAAAATAGATTGGAAACAATTATTAGGTGAGTTCGGTTTTAAATATTTAGGCATGGAACACTATACATTTACAAAATAG
- a CDS encoding RidA family protein gives MIKRMPTHCGDDTCPSCVIAGDYIFLAHHAGGFEKNDIVYQMEACFNSLKNTLQSVGASLDDMVQIHLYLKNIEDFRKARDVFYKYFKNGFPARMSTTTDFVNPSCLCMLDGIAYKKS, from the coding sequence ATGATTAAAAGAATGCCAACCCATTGTGGGGATGATACTTGCCCTTCTTGTGTTATTGCAGGGGATTATATATTTCTTGCACATCATGCCGGTGGATTTGAGAAGAATGATATTGTATATCAGATGGAAGCATGCTTCAATAGCTTGAAAAACACTTTGCAGTCTGTTGGTGCATCTTTGGATGATATGGTTCAGATTCATTTGTACCTGAAGAATATTGAGGATTTCAGAAAGGCGAGAGATGTTTTTTATAAATATTTTAAAAATGGTTTTCCTGCAAGAATGTCAACAACGACGGATTTTGTTAACCCTTCTTGTTTGTGTATGCTGGATGGAATAGCATATAAGAAATCCTGA
- a CDS encoding IS110 family transposase — MNFRPIAGIDVGKFFSEMAILSPTNEVVARMKIHHDSNTDVERAVELLNKTEKDFASRPFIVMESTGHYHKILFHSLCKAGFEVSVTNPIQTDSIKNIGIRKVKNDKVDARKIALLYRFQELKSTNIPNEDIECLRSLCRQYYKLSDELTAYKNRLTGIVDQLMLNFKDVFSNIFSKAAMAVLEEYPTPAHILKADRNKLISLIQKKSRKSLKWSTAKYELLVSKARDFAPLSIHNASNVIMLGVYISMIKTLEESLEKVLKSIRLLIAEDMAKDMPMLALTLELLQSLPGIGLLSAATILAEIGDFSAFKKPGKLVAYFGVDPSVMQSGEFTGTRNKMSKRGSRLLRRVLFTIALANIRTKRDKTACNPVLLEFYQQKCQSKPKKVALGAVMRKLVCIIFAVLRDRKPYQLRSPQEHAQMLAAKHTAA; from the coding sequence ATGAATTTCAGACCCATTGCAGGAATTGATGTGGGTAAGTTCTTCAGTGAAATGGCGATTCTTTCTCCTACCAATGAAGTGGTTGCCCGCATGAAGATTCACCATGATTCCAATACCGACGTTGAAAGAGCCGTTGAATTGCTTAATAAAACGGAAAAAGATTTTGCTTCAAGGCCTTTCATAGTCATGGAATCCACCGGGCACTATCACAAAATCCTTTTCCATTCACTTTGTAAAGCTGGATTTGAGGTTTCGGTAACAAACCCCATCCAAACTGATTCTATCAAAAATATTGGAATCAGAAAAGTGAAAAATGATAAAGTGGATGCCCGGAAAATTGCCCTACTCTATAGATTTCAGGAACTTAAGTCAACCAACATCCCCAATGAGGATATTGAGTGCCTAAGGAGCCTATGTCGCCAGTACTACAAACTGAGTGATGAGCTTACCGCCTACAAAAACAGGCTTACCGGTATTGTTGACCAACTCATGCTTAACTTCAAGGATGTCTTCTCCAATATATTTTCAAAGGCTGCTATGGCTGTCCTGGAGGAGTATCCTACTCCTGCCCATATTCTTAAGGCTGACAGGAACAAGCTGATTTCACTGATTCAGAAGAAATCCCGCAAAAGCCTCAAATGGTCAACTGCCAAGTATGAGCTTCTGGTCTCCAAGGCCAGAGATTTTGCACCTCTGAGCATTCATAATGCCTCAAATGTTATTATGCTGGGCGTATATATCTCCATGATCAAAACCTTGGAAGAAAGCCTGGAGAAAGTCCTTAAGTCCATTCGTCTACTGATTGCTGAAGATATGGCGAAGGATATGCCCATGCTGGCATTGACGCTTGAACTTTTGCAGAGCCTGCCAGGTATAGGCCTTCTCTCTGCTGCTACTATTCTTGCGGAGATTGGAGACTTTTCAGCCTTTAAAAAGCCAGGCAAGCTGGTTGCTTATTTCGGCGTTGACCCCTCTGTCATGCAGTCCGGAGAGTTTACCGGCACACGGAACAAGATGTCTAAGAGAGGTTCAAGGCTGCTTCGCAGGGTGCTTTTCACAATTGCTCTTGCTAATATCCGTACCAAGCGGGATAAGACAGCTTGCAACCCTGTGCTGCTGGAGTTCTACCAACAAAAATGCCAGAGTAAGCCTAAGAAAGTAGCTTTGGGAGCTGTTATGCGCAAGCTTGTTTGTATCATCTTTGCTGTCCTAAGGGATAGGAAACCTTACCAGTTACGCAGCCCCCAGGAACACGCTCAAATGCTTGCAGCAAAGCATACAGCAGCTTGA
- a CDS encoding thioredoxin domain-containing protein — MSTNKQANRLIHEKSPYLLQHAYNPVNWFPWSNEAFEKAKSEDKPIFLSIGYSTCHWCHVMERESFEDYEVAEILNKYFISIKVDREERPDIDHIYMNVCQALTGHGGWPLTIFMTPDKKPFFAGTYFPKNDRMGMSGLMSILESVHNAWTTDREALLKESEYIINAINEHNELLEQDHEGELTEDILDKAYSELKFAFDNIFGGFGSAPKFPTPHNLFFLLRYWYNTKEEYALTMVEKTLACMHKGGIYDHIGFGFSRYSTDRKWLVPHFEKMLYDNALLSIAYLEAYQATKKRDYADIAEEIFTYVLRDMTSPEGGFYSAEDADSEGMEGKFYVWSMDEVKKVLGEQHGEKYCKYYDITPHGNFEGFNIPNLIKGNIPDEERPFIEECRKKLFEYREKRVHPHKDDKILTSWNGLMIAALAIGGRVLGKEKYITAAERAAKFISSKLVSNNGRLLARYRDGESAFPGYVDDYAFFIWGLIELYETTYKPVYLKQSLKLNDDLIKYFWDENNGGLFYYGSDSEQLITRPKETYDGAIPSGNSVSTLNFLRLARLTGRSDLEDKAYIQFKTFSRNIENFAMGHSFFLTALLFAKSKSKEVVIVGNDKLESDSMINIIREEFRPFTLSMFYSDAQSELKDIAPFIENYRSVEGKTTAYICENYTCHDPITDVSSFRNAIST, encoded by the coding sequence ATGTCAACTAATAAACAAGCCAATAGACTAATCCATGAAAAATCCCCTTACCTTCTCCAACATGCCTATAATCCTGTAAACTGGTTTCCCTGGAGCAATGAAGCCTTTGAAAAAGCAAAATCGGAGGACAAGCCAATTTTTCTCTCCATAGGCTATTCCACTTGCCATTGGTGCCATGTTATGGAGAGGGAATCCTTTGAGGACTATGAAGTGGCAGAAATCCTCAATAAATACTTTATATCCATCAAAGTTGACAGGGAAGAACGTCCGGATATAGACCACATATACATGAATGTATGTCAGGCACTCACCGGACATGGGGGCTGGCCATTAACCATTTTTATGACCCCAGACAAAAAACCGTTTTTTGCCGGCACTTACTTTCCCAAAAACGACAGAATGGGAATGAGCGGATTGATGTCCATCTTAGAAAGTGTCCATAATGCATGGACAACGGATCGTGAAGCCCTGTTAAAAGAAAGCGAATATATAATCAATGCAATAAATGAACATAATGAACTTTTAGAGCAGGACCACGAAGGGGAATTAACGGAAGATATATTGGATAAAGCCTATTCTGAACTAAAATTTGCTTTTGACAACATCTTTGGCGGCTTTGGAAGTGCCCCTAAATTTCCCACTCCCCACAACCTGTTTTTTCTCCTCAGATATTGGTACAACACTAAAGAGGAATATGCTCTGACTATGGTGGAAAAAACCCTTGCATGTATGCACAAAGGCGGAATTTACGATCATATAGGCTTTGGATTCAGCCGTTATTCCACAGACAGAAAATGGTTGGTGCCCCATTTTGAAAAAATGCTTTACGATAACGCCCTTTTATCCATTGCATACCTGGAAGCTTATCAAGCAACGAAAAAAAGAGATTATGCCGACATTGCCGAAGAAATTTTCACCTATGTCTTAAGAGATATGACTTCTCCCGAAGGCGGATTTTATTCGGCTGAAGATGCTGATTCTGAAGGCATGGAAGGAAAATTCTATGTATGGTCCATGGATGAAGTAAAAAAAGTTTTAGGTGAGCAACACGGTGAAAAGTACTGTAAATACTATGATATTACTCCCCATGGAAATTTTGAAGGATTCAACATTCCGAACTTAATTAAGGGAAATATCCCTGATGAAGAGAGACCTTTTATAGAGGAATGCAGGAAAAAACTTTTCGAGTATAGAGAAAAAAGAGTGCACCCCCACAAGGATGACAAAATTCTTACCTCATGGAACGGTCTTATGATTGCTGCTTTAGCAATAGGCGGAAGAGTTTTGGGAAAAGAAAAATACATTACAGCAGCAGAAAGAGCAGCGAAATTTATTTCGTCAAAGCTTGTTTCTAATAACGGAAGGCTTCTTGCCCGATATAGGGATGGTGAATCGGCTTTTCCCGGCTATGTTGACGATTATGCCTTTTTTATTTGGGGACTGATTGAGCTTTATGAAACAACTTACAAGCCGGTATATTTAAAACAGTCCTTAAAGCTTAATGACGACCTTATCAAGTACTTTTGGGATGAAAACAACGGTGGCCTTTTTTACTATGGCAGTGACAGTGAACAACTGATAACACGGCCAAAAGAGACTTACGACGGTGCGATTCCTTCCGGAAACTCAGTCAGTACATTGAATTTTTTAAGGCTTGCCCGGCTTACAGGCCGCTCTGATTTGGAAGATAAGGCTTATATACAGTTTAAAACCTTTAGCAGAAATATTGAAAACTTTGCAATGGGACATAGCTTTTTCCTTACAGCCCTTTTGTTTGCAAAATCCAAATCAAAGGAAGTAGTTATTGTGGGGAATGACAAACTTGAATCCGACAGCATGATAAATATAATCCGTGAAGAATTCCGACCCTTTACATTATCCATGTTCTATTCCGATGCTCAGTCCGAATTGAAAGACATTGCGCCTTTTATTGAAAACTACAGGAGCGTTGAAGGAAAGACAACAGCTTATATTTGTGAAAACTATACATGCCATGACCCCATTACCGACGTTTCCTCTTTTAGAAATGCTATTTCCACATAA
- a CDS encoding glycosyl hydrolase family 18 protein, with protein MKRNIGKAFLSLLIISAIALEVLMFLQFSTVKGQIVKQSIVYFPNWAVYLDSHNYFAVGDIPWDKVTIVNHAFFKINDKYEIETTDRYADFEKSFPHSSGSLKGHFGEYKYYKSLYPNVKLVVSIGGWTESGKFHEMAMTTSGRAAFINSIISFLKTYTFFDGVDIDWEYPGVTRDGCPGGPEDRQNFTNLLKEIRQAYIDNNMPDKLLTIAVSPSKYTTSHTDPNNYAQYVDFINVMTYDMHGEWDSITNHHSPIYAKDDYSVDGAFKLYTETYGVPANKIVIGTPFYSRGWSNVIASEKHGLGVSGLGYLQGTLGSNGQNAYFRMKELEAMTDVYVKYWDDYARVPWLYSAALHEMYTYEDERSLAERCDYVIDNNGGGIMVWTVAFDDKDKGFPLMSIIADKLGIGGDSVQTPTATIMPAGTPTPASTILKGDINGDGEINSIDFAYLKKYLLGMNVPFTNILETADLNNDNSVDSIDYALLKCLILGIK; from the coding sequence ATGAAAAGAAATATTGGAAAAGCGTTTCTTTCACTATTGATTATTTCAGCAATTGCCTTAGAGGTTTTAATGTTCCTGCAATTTAGCACTGTAAAAGGTCAAATCGTAAAGCAATCCATTGTATATTTTCCCAATTGGGCAGTATATTTGGACAGCCATAACTATTTCGCTGTCGGTGATATTCCCTGGGATAAAGTAACCATTGTAAACCACGCATTTTTTAAGATAAACGACAAATATGAGATAGAAACAACGGATAGATATGCAGACTTTGAAAAGAGTTTCCCCCATTCCTCCGGTTCACTTAAAGGCCATTTTGGTGAATATAAGTATTATAAATCTTTGTATCCTAATGTAAAGCTTGTTGTATCCATAGGAGGATGGACAGAAAGCGGTAAATTTCATGAGATGGCTATGACTACTTCCGGTAGGGCAGCTTTTATCAACAGCATAATAAGTTTTCTAAAGACGTACACTTTTTTTGACGGAGTGGATATTGACTGGGAATATCCCGGTGTTACAAGGGACGGTTGCCCGGGTGGACCGGAAGACAGGCAAAACTTTACAAATCTTTTGAAAGAAATTCGCCAAGCTTACATAGACAACAATATGCCTGATAAATTGCTTACAATAGCGGTATCTCCAAGCAAGTATACAACATCTCATACTGATCCGAACAATTATGCACAGTATGTTGATTTTATCAATGTTATGACCTATGATATGCATGGGGAATGGGATAGTATAACAAATCACCATTCACCTATATATGCAAAGGACGACTATTCCGTTGACGGTGCTTTTAAACTTTATACAGAAACCTATGGTGTTCCGGCAAATAAAATTGTCATCGGTACGCCGTTTTATTCCAGAGGTTGGAGTAATGTGATTGCCTCTGAAAAACACGGTCTGGGAGTAAGCGGTTTGGGCTATCTTCAGGGGACACTGGGGTCAAACGGGCAGAACGCATATTTTAGAATGAAAGAGCTTGAAGCTATGACCGATGTATATGTTAAGTATTGGGATGACTATGCCAGGGTACCTTGGTTATATAGCGCAGCATTGCATGAAATGTATACTTATGAGGATGAAAGATCATTAGCTGAACGCTGCGATTATGTTATTGATAACAATGGCGGGGGAATAATGGTTTGGACTGTCGCCTTTGACGATAAAGACAAAGGTTTCCCGCTTATGAGCATAATAGCCGATAAATTGGGTATTGGCGGCGATTCTGTTCAAACACCTACAGCAACAATTATGCCTGCCGGTACGCCTACACCGGCTAGTACGATATTGAAAGGCGATATAAACGGGGATGGAGAAATAAATTCCATTGATTTTGCCTATTTAAAAAAATATCTTCTGGGAATGAATGTTCCCTTTACAAATATTTTGGAAACTGCCGACCTCAATAATGACAATTCTGTAGATTCCATTGACTATGCGCTGTTAAAATGCCTTATCCTCGGTATAAAATAA